One region of Niallia sp. Man26 genomic DNA includes:
- a CDS encoding nucleobase:cation symporter-2 family protein: MMTKTKLNNGKIFSLGLQHVLAMYAGAILVPLLVGRALELTAEQLAYLVAIDLLTCGIATLLQAWKNKYLGIGLPVVLGSSFVAVTPMISIGTNYGITAIYGAIIVTGLFIIICAPLFSKIAKLFPPVVIGTVVTIIGLSLIPSGIKNMGGGAASPDFGSIENLALSFSVLLFILILSRFSKGFVQSLSVLAGIIVGTAAAAFMGKVDFSPVAEASWFRLPSVFYFGTPTFEIGPILTMLVVGIVIVIESTGVFFALSKICEKPLSDKDLTRGYRAEGVAITLGGIFNAFPYNTFAQNVGLVQLSKVKTKNVVVAAGGILVFLGLIPKIAAFATVIPTPVLGGATVVMFGMVVSSGIKMLSTVDFSKQANLLIMACSVSIGLGATAVPDLFAQLPSFLRIIVSDGIISGSLVAILLNLLFSMKPKKEKALQEANPVLEGQSS, translated from the coding sequence ATGATGACAAAAACAAAACTGAACAACGGGAAAATTTTTTCCTTAGGTCTTCAGCATGTGCTGGCGATGTATGCAGGAGCTATCCTCGTGCCATTATTAGTCGGGAGAGCCTTAGAGCTGACAGCAGAACAGCTTGCGTACTTAGTCGCAATTGATTTGCTTACATGCGGTATCGCCACACTATTGCAAGCATGGAAAAACAAGTATTTAGGGATTGGACTCCCTGTAGTATTAGGGAGCTCCTTCGTTGCCGTCACGCCGATGATCTCTATCGGCACTAACTATGGCATTACTGCCATATATGGAGCCATTATCGTAACAGGTTTGTTCATCATCATTTGCGCACCGCTCTTCAGCAAAATTGCGAAGCTTTTCCCGCCTGTTGTCATCGGAACAGTCGTGACAATCATCGGGTTATCGCTAATACCATCAGGAATAAAAAACATGGGAGGCGGAGCTGCAAGTCCGGACTTCGGTTCTATCGAGAATCTCGCCTTATCCTTTAGTGTATTGCTTTTCATTCTTATTTTAAGCCGTTTTTCAAAAGGCTTTGTTCAGTCACTATCTGTATTAGCAGGTATTATCGTTGGAACAGCCGCAGCTGCCTTCATGGGAAAAGTCGACTTTTCTCCAGTTGCAGAAGCAAGCTGGTTCCGTTTGCCGAGTGTTTTCTATTTCGGGACACCTACATTTGAAATCGGTCCGATTTTAACGATGCTGGTGGTTGGAATTGTTATTGTCATTGAATCCACAGGCGTTTTCTTCGCCCTCAGCAAAATATGCGAAAAGCCGCTGTCTGACAAAGACTTGACTAGAGGGTATCGGGCAGAAGGTGTTGCCATCACACTCGGAGGGATTTTTAATGCCTTCCCATATAATACCTTTGCTCAAAACGTCGGCCTTGTACAGCTGTCCAAGGTAAAGACCAAAAATGTAGTAGTTGCAGCTGGCGGTATCCTAGTATTTCTTGGTTTGATTCCAAAAATAGCGGCATTTGCAACCGTCATTCCGACACCCGTTCTTGGCGGAGCAACAGTCGTGATGTTCGGAATGGTTGTATCATCAGGTATCAAAATGCTCAGTACTGTTGACTTCAGCAAACAAGCAAATCTGCTAATAATGGCTTGCTCTGTTTCGATCGGTCTTGGCGCCACTGCTGTTCCTGACTTATTTGCCCAACTTCCTTCCTTCTTGCGCATCATCGTCAGTGACGGCATTATTTCCGGAAGTCTTGTTGCCATCCTTTTAAATCTGCTTTTCAGTATGAAACCGAAAAAAGAAAAAGCTCTCCAAGAAGCAAACCCTGTTCTGGAAGGCCAATCTTCCTAA
- a CDS encoding malic enzyme-like NAD(P)-binding protein has translation MSLREDALRMHQEKQGKLEVNAKVEVKNAQDLSLAYSPGVAEPCKVIHEQPETVYDYTMKGNMVGVVTNGTAVLGLGNIGAAASLPVMEGKAILFKSFAGVDAFPIALDTTDPDKVVETVSLMAAGFGGINLEDIAAPQCFEIEERLKQKLDIPVFHDDQHGTAIVTVAGLLNALKIVKKEWKDIKIVLNGAGAAGIAITKLLYSYGVTNMIMCDTKGAIYAGRPEGMNAVKESVAAYTNINKESGSLSDVIKGADVFIGVSVAGALTSEMVSTMNKDAIIFAMANPVPEITPAEAKSAGAAVVGTGRSDFPNQVNNVLAFPGIFRGALDVRATDINEEMKRAAVGAIADLIEESELNPDYVIPSPFDPRVAPAVAAAVASAAMDTKVARITVDPQQVLNRTAELTSIGN, from the coding sequence ATGTCATTACGAGAAGATGCTTTAAGAATGCATCAAGAAAAACAAGGTAAATTGGAAGTGAACGCAAAGGTAGAGGTGAAGAATGCACAGGATTTGAGTTTAGCATATTCACCAGGTGTGGCAGAACCTTGCAAGGTAATCCATGAGCAGCCTGAGACGGTTTATGATTATACAATGAAAGGAAACATGGTTGGTGTTGTAACAAACGGCACTGCAGTTCTTGGTTTGGGCAATATCGGAGCAGCTGCTTCTTTGCCTGTAATGGAAGGGAAAGCTATTCTTTTTAAAAGTTTTGCAGGAGTGGATGCATTCCCGATTGCTCTAGACACTACAGATCCAGATAAGGTCGTGGAGACAGTCTCGTTAATGGCTGCCGGCTTTGGCGGAATCAACCTGGAGGATATTGCAGCACCACAATGCTTCGAAATCGAAGAGCGTCTTAAGCAGAAATTGGACATTCCTGTATTTCATGATGACCAGCATGGAACAGCAATTGTCACAGTTGCCGGACTGCTGAATGCCTTAAAAATTGTTAAGAAGGAATGGAAAGATATTAAGATTGTTTTAAATGGAGCAGGAGCTGCAGGGATTGCTATTACAAAGCTGCTTTACTCATACGGGGTTACAAATATGATCATGTGTGACACAAAAGGGGCAATTTACGCAGGTCGTCCTGAAGGGATGAATGCAGTGAAGGAATCTGTTGCTGCTTATACAAATATAAACAAAGAATCTGGTTCTTTAAGTGATGTGATAAAAGGCGCAGATGTATTCATTGGCGTATCAGTTGCTGGTGCATTAACGAGTGAGATGGTTTCAACAATGAATAAGGATGCTATTATTTTCGCGATGGCAAACCCGGTTCCAGAAATTACTCCAGCTGAGGCGAAGTCTGCAGGAGCTGCCGTTGTCGGAACTGGAAGATCTGACTTCCCGAACCAGGTGAATAATGTGTTAGCATTCCCGGGAATTTTCCGTGGAGCATTAGATGTGCGTGCGACAGATATTAACGAGGAAATGAAGCGAGCTGCAGTTGGTGCAATTGCTGATTTGATTGAAGAGTCCGAATTAAATCCAGATTATGTTATCCCAAGTCCATTCGATCCGCGTGTTGCCCCTGCAGTAGCTGCAGCGGTAGCTAGTGCCGCGATGGACACAAAGGTAGCAAGAATTACAGTTGATCCTCAGCAAGTGTTAAACAGAACTGCTGAGCTGACAAGCATCGGCAATTAA
- the rpiA gene encoding ribose-5-phosphate isomerase RpiA: MNEKAAVGEKAAVDYVKDGMVVGLGTGSTVYYTILKIGEMVRKGLKITGVATSVQTEKLAKEQGIPLLSLDEVKTIDVAIDGADEINHYFHAIKGGGGALLREKIIAKASKQFVVVADSKKVVQSLGEFPLPVEIVPFGASKTEGYIQSFGCQTALRMQGDSPYVTDNGNYIIDCRFGEIKDPEQLEKELNNITGVVENGLFVDMVKHVITIGEDKQAILLDKLE; this comes from the coding sequence ATGAATGAAAAAGCAGCAGTAGGTGAAAAGGCGGCAGTTGATTATGTTAAAGATGGCATGGTAGTTGGATTAGGTACAGGTTCAACAGTCTACTATACAATCTTAAAAATAGGCGAAATGGTCCGGAAAGGGCTGAAGATTACAGGTGTGGCGACTTCTGTCCAAACAGAAAAACTGGCCAAAGAGCAAGGTATACCGCTTCTGTCTTTAGATGAGGTAAAAACGATTGATGTAGCGATTGATGGAGCGGACGAAATAAATCATTATTTTCACGCGATTAAAGGCGGAGGCGGAGCTTTGCTGAGAGAGAAAATAATTGCAAAGGCTTCCAAACAGTTTGTAGTGGTTGCTGATTCCAAAAAAGTGGTGCAAAGCTTAGGAGAATTTCCGCTTCCTGTTGAAATAGTTCCGTTTGGAGCTAGTAAAACAGAAGGGTATATTCAAAGCTTTGGCTGTCAGACCGCATTAAGAATGCAAGGGGACAGTCCTTATGTTACCGATAACGGCAACTATATCATTGATTGCCGATTCGGTGAAATAAAAGACCCGGAACAGCTGGAAAAAGAATTGAATAACATAACAGGTGTTGTTGAAAACGGCCTGTTTGTCGATATGGTCAAGCATGTAATTACAATCGGCGAGGATAAACAGGCAATCCTTTTGGACAAGCTGGAATAA
- the zupT gene encoding zinc transporter ZupT yields MPDNLLLAFGLTLLAGLATGIGSLLALLTSRTNTKFLSWMLGFSAGVMIYVSMIEIFVKAKDSLVSYLGEQQGNWLTVGGFFAGILLIALIDKFVPEQGNPHELKKVEDLTSPKKTTDAALLKMGTFTALAIAIHNFPEGIATFTAALQDPALGVAIAIAIAIHNIPEGIAVSVPIYFATGDRKKAFKLSFLSGLAEPVGAVVAFLILMPFLNDLMFGLIFAAVAGIMVFISLDELLPAAKKYDEGHLSIYGLVTGMAVMAVSLLLVI; encoded by the coding sequence ATGCCGGATAATTTACTGCTAGCTTTTGGGTTAACCTTATTAGCTGGTCTTGCAACAGGTATCGGAAGTTTGCTTGCATTACTTACTTCCAGAACGAATACTAAATTCCTGTCATGGATGCTTGGATTTTCTGCAGGTGTAATGATTTATGTTTCGATGATTGAGATTTTTGTAAAAGCGAAGGATTCACTCGTCAGTTATTTAGGGGAACAGCAGGGGAATTGGCTCACTGTCGGTGGTTTTTTTGCAGGGATTTTACTGATAGCATTAATTGATAAGTTTGTACCAGAACAGGGGAATCCACATGAATTGAAGAAGGTTGAAGATTTGACATCTCCTAAGAAAACGACAGACGCAGCTCTGTTGAAAATGGGGACATTTACAGCGCTTGCCATCGCAATTCATAACTTTCCGGAAGGTATTGCTACATTTACTGCTGCCTTGCAGGATCCAGCACTTGGAGTTGCCATCGCTATCGCAATAGCCATTCACAATATTCCTGAGGGAATTGCCGTTTCCGTACCAATCTATTTTGCAACAGGAGACAGAAAAAAGGCATTCAAATTATCCTTTTTATCTGGTCTTGCAGAGCCGGTCGGCGCTGTCGTGGCATTCTTGATTTTGATGCCATTTTTGAATGATCTTATGTTTGGTTTAATATTTGCAGCAGTTGCAGGAATCATGGTTTTCATATCTTTGGATGAATTATTGCCTGCCGCAAAGAAATATGACGAAGGCCACTTGTCGATTTACGGTCTAGTTACGGGTATGGCTGTTATGGCAGTCAGCTTGCTGCTAGTTATTTAA
- a CDS encoding EAL domain-containing protein, which translates to MSKLKVTYRIGIGVFIIVSYILIYYGVLLFGTDSHITVLSSNILSAAGALISSAVLFYSYRKSSTPEKILWFWLASGTFTYFIAELIWLYQESILRQTVPFPDYSDIFYMLQIFFYLTGFLRYFSMQRTLLRSVQLIFELMIVMIVAFCLSYYFLLEPLLKTEGYTGIFLATAIGYPLGDLALLIGALLILFSIKELPLRTNLTVILIGILVQIAADTGYMYLLFVTKYNTGSYFDPLFILSLLIIALASMAAKRTPAAAMTKRRRYDFLQIFIPYSALLFFICFIIIVDHHHPVLAIGGLLSVFLIMARQIIILANYKRLLKTASTDNQKFMSLFKFHPDAAMTLDLQGNIIEINNAFVRMAYEPIESFLGASFFHIFKEKRQVVEKSFHIALQGLHQSFEVDYRDDFGKRYFYYITFIPMYINMEVAGVFVISKDITNAIASNERIQFLAYHDSLTGLANRAYFEESLRKGIKSAKSGLMAVIFIDFDRFKVINDSLGHDAGDELLVSISTRLNSVIHPGDILARLGGDEFTILLKNRKTEDEIIELLEQMMKALTPAYFIKENYVVTTPSMGISLSEGTEKSAVTMMKQADIAMYYSKKNGKNQYNFYKPGMEGVSENHLRLEQDLHHAIQNDEFVLYYQPQVDTQEDLIYGAEALIRWEHPKLGLLTPFHFIDLAEETNLIIPIGEWIIKEACRQGRVWHDSGNLIQVSINISPKQFQSSDLVDFIAASVAESGFDPNYLIIEITEAIAMNQIEKTVATMHRLKELGVRISIDDFGTGHSSLSYLTELPIDALKIPREFVQNLGTETNNAIVHTIITLANNLNLNLVAEGVELKEQLHLLQEMGCYSIQGFLFSKPVKAQEVLMLTESRQLY; encoded by the coding sequence ATGAGCAAGTTGAAAGTTACATACAGAATCGGTATCGGAGTTTTTATTATTGTCAGCTATATATTAATCTATTATGGTGTTTTGCTGTTTGGAACAGACAGTCACATAACTGTGCTGAGCAGTAATATTTTATCGGCTGCAGGTGCGCTCATTTCCTCTGCTGTGTTGTTCTATTCTTATCGAAAAAGCAGCACACCTGAAAAAATTCTTTGGTTTTGGCTTGCCAGCGGCACATTTACGTACTTTATCGCAGAGCTGATTTGGTTGTATCAGGAAAGTATTTTGCGTCAAACGGTTCCATTCCCAGATTACAGCGACATCTTCTACATGCTGCAGATTTTCTTTTATTTAACTGGTTTCCTCCGTTACTTCAGCATGCAAAGAACCTTGCTCCGCAGTGTTCAGCTAATTTTTGAATTAATGATTGTAATGATTGTTGCATTCTGTTTAAGCTACTACTTCCTTCTTGAACCTTTGCTGAAAACAGAAGGTTATACAGGAATTTTTCTGGCTACAGCAATCGGATACCCATTAGGTGATCTTGCCTTATTGATTGGAGCCTTATTAATCCTATTTTCCATTAAAGAGCTGCCACTCAGAACAAATTTAACGGTAATTTTAATAGGAATACTCGTGCAAATTGCCGCAGATACGGGCTATATGTATTTGCTGTTTGTCACTAAATACAATACGGGAAGCTATTTTGACCCTTTATTTATTTTATCTTTGCTGATTATCGCATTAGCGAGCATGGCTGCAAAAAGGACTCCAGCAGCAGCTATGACCAAAAGACGAAGATACGATTTTTTACAAATATTTATTCCATATTCTGCCCTCTTATTTTTTATATGTTTTATTATTATCGTCGATCATCATCATCCTGTTTTGGCAATTGGAGGCCTCTTATCCGTTTTCCTTATCATGGCAAGACAGATTATCATTTTGGCAAATTATAAAAGGCTGCTTAAAACTGCGAGCACAGACAATCAAAAATTCATGTCCTTGTTCAAGTTTCATCCAGATGCTGCAATGACACTTGATTTACAAGGCAATATTATTGAAATAAACAACGCTTTTGTCAGGATGGCTTATGAACCTATAGAATCCTTTTTAGGAGCTTCCTTTTTTCACATATTCAAAGAAAAAAGACAGGTTGTTGAGAAAAGCTTTCATATCGCTCTTCAAGGCCTGCATCAAAGCTTTGAAGTGGATTATCGGGATGATTTTGGCAAAAGATATTTTTATTATATAACCTTCATTCCAATGTATATAAACATGGAAGTTGCCGGCGTATTTGTCATCTCAAAAGATATTACAAACGCTATTGCAAGCAATGAACGAATCCAGTTTTTAGCTTATCATGATTCACTGACCGGATTAGCAAACAGAGCTTATTTTGAAGAGTCGCTGCGAAAAGGGATTAAATCAGCAAAATCAGGCTTAATGGCTGTTATTTTCATTGATTTTGACCGTTTTAAAGTGATTAATGACTCGTTAGGGCATGATGCTGGTGATGAATTGCTTGTATCAATCTCAACAAGGCTGAACTCTGTCATCCACCCTGGTGACATACTCGCCAGATTGGGCGGTGATGAATTTACGATTTTGTTAAAAAACCGTAAAACAGAGGACGAAATCATAGAGCTGCTTGAACAAATGATGAAAGCATTAACACCCGCTTACTTCATTAAAGAAAATTATGTTGTCACAACTCCAAGCATGGGCATTTCTTTATCAGAAGGAACAGAAAAAAGCGCAGTCACCATGATGAAACAAGCAGATATTGCGATGTATTACTCAAAAAAGAATGGAAAAAATCAATATAATTTCTATAAGCCTGGAATGGAGGGTGTGTCTGAAAATCACTTAAGACTAGAACAGGATTTGCATCACGCTATTCAAAATGATGAGTTCGTCCTTTATTATCAGCCGCAAGTGGATACTCAGGAAGATCTTATATACGGTGCAGAGGCGTTAATCAGATGGGAGCACCCTAAATTAGGATTGCTGACACCATTTCATTTTATTGATCTTGCAGAAGAAACGAACTTAATCATTCCGATTGGAGAATGGATCATAAAAGAAGCGTGCAGACAAGGCAGAGTTTGGCATGACAGCGGGAATTTAATTCAAGTATCGATTAATATTTCACCGAAACAATTTCAATCAAGTGACCTTGTTGATTTCATTGCTGCTTCAGTAGCTGAATCAGGCTTTGATCCAAACTACTTAATTATCGAAATTACAGAAGCGATTGCCATGAACCAAATTGAAAAAACAGTGGCCACCATGCACAGGCTGAAAGAATTGGGTGTCCGAATTTCAATAGATGATTTCGGCACAGGTCATTCCTCCTTGTCCTATTTAACGGAGCTGCCGATTGATGCCCTGAAAATCCCGAGAGAATTTGTTCAAAATCTTGGGACAGAAACGAATAACGCCATCGTTCATACCATTATCACTTTAGCTAATAACCTGAATCTCAACCTTGTAGCAGAAGGTGTCGAACTGAAGGAACAGCTTCATTTGCTGCAAGAAATGGGTTGCTACAGCATTCAAGGTTTCTTATTCTCCAAGCCTGTTAAAGCACAGGAGGTATTAATGCTAACTGAAAGTCGACAGCTATACTAA
- a CDS encoding ABC transporter permease produces MKILQGFKNMMKIPQTKIGLVFAIFVPVFFMIVWMTGYNHATERLDELNVGIVNEDGAASKALEEQIAKSSPFHIVSNSGFEKAKEQLDKGNYAMLIVIPAKFAEEMGSGNGELTFYVNEANSQVAVSMMEKAASEISANIGVHSGVKADIVKTNEVHNFAASMLPMIFGFITYIAVMTMNIQFNLVSQIMKKHNSKWQIFWSRQLLLVIVALVVPTIIVSLAVSFQDVAAPYWKLWLFHVLTAAACISFTQMSFSLFGNAGPLFNVAMVPLQLMTAGNIIPANMLAPFYQHFGAFLPASNGVQGFTKLIYTGDSVSSFAVNLVLILIVTFAITVIRLAAQKEKAVNPAVSAKQLAH; encoded by the coding sequence ATGAAGATTTTACAAGGTTTTAAAAATATGATGAAAATTCCACAGACAAAAATTGGTTTAGTATTTGCTATTTTTGTGCCTGTGTTCTTTATGATCGTCTGGATGACTGGATATAATCATGCAACAGAAAGACTGGATGAGCTTAATGTTGGCATTGTTAACGAAGATGGAGCGGCAAGCAAAGCGTTAGAAGAACAAATTGCCAAAAGCAGCCCTTTCCATATTGTGTCCAATTCGGGATTTGAAAAAGCGAAGGAGCAGCTTGATAAAGGCAATTATGCAATGCTTATCGTTATTCCTGCCAAATTCGCAGAGGAAATGGGCAGTGGCAATGGGGAACTGACTTTCTATGTTAATGAGGCAAACTCTCAAGTAGCTGTGTCTATGATGGAAAAAGCAGCATCCGAAATCAGTGCAAATATAGGTGTTCATAGCGGTGTTAAAGCAGATATTGTGAAAACAAACGAGGTTCATAATTTCGCAGCATCTATGCTTCCGATGATTTTTGGCTTTATCACCTATATAGCTGTAATGACGATGAATATCCAATTTAATCTTGTTTCTCAAATCATGAAAAAACATAACTCAAAATGGCAAATTTTCTGGAGCAGGCAGCTGTTGCTGGTCATCGTAGCGCTCGTTGTTCCGACAATCATTGTCAGTCTTGCGGTCAGCTTTCAAGATGTGGCTGCGCCATACTGGAAGTTATGGCTGTTCCATGTATTAACAGCAGCAGCATGCATCAGCTTCACACAAATGAGTTTCAGCTTATTTGGCAATGCAGGACCGCTCTTTAATGTAGCGATGGTTCCATTGCAGTTAATGACAGCAGGCAATATTATTCCAGCAAATATGCTTGCACCGTTTTACCAGCATTTCGGTGCCTTCTTGCCTGCTTCTAATGGGGTGCAAGGATTCACGAAGTTGATTTATACAGGAGATTCAGTATCATCATTCGCAGTGAACCTTGTGCTTATACTGATTGTGACATTTGCTATCACGGTTATCAGACTGGCAGCACAAAAAGAAAAAGCAGTTAATCCTGCGGTATCTGCAAAGCAATTAGCTCATTAA
- a CDS encoding MarR family transcriptional regulator, with protein sequence MSDKYMDNKELGLILSRTYLAFKRAATRQMSSFGLTPEQFSVLSELSKTEGVSQKRLAELTERDQTTVGKILDKLIKKELVSRSADPSDRRAVRLNITRKGLDLHAQIWPELEQLENQTYKGLKESEVESFIHILNKMYDNLS encoded by the coding sequence ATGTCAGATAAGTATATGGATAATAAAGAGTTAGGCTTGATACTTTCGAGGACTTATTTAGCTTTTAAAAGAGCAGCTACCCGTCAGATGAGCAGCTTTGGACTGACACCAGAACAGTTTTCTGTGCTGAGCGAATTAAGCAAGACGGAGGGAGTTTCCCAAAAGCGGCTGGCAGAGCTGACAGAAAGAGACCAGACAACAGTTGGTAAGATTCTGGATAAGCTCATAAAAAAAGAGCTTGTAAGTCGTTCTGCAGATCCGTCTGACAGGAGAGCGGTCCGGTTAAATATCACAAGAAAGGGTCTCGATTTGCATGCGCAAATATGGCCAGAGCTCGAGCAGCTTGAAAACCAGACATATAAAGGTCTTAAGGAATCGGAAGTTGAGAGCTTCATCCACATATTAAATAAAATGTATGATAATCTTTCGTAA
- a CDS encoding DsbA family oxidoreductase has product MKIEVWSDFVCPFCYIGKRRLEEAIAQFPGKDQVEVEFKSFELDPNAKPYSGTGINEALAKKYGMSIEEAKRANEGIGSQAAGVGLQFNFDDMKPTNTFDAHRLAKFAATVGKEKEMTEKLLASYFTESKLISDHDVLVEIAQSAGIEKAETLAVLNDSTKYANDVRIDEALAQQMGVTGVPFFVINQKYSISGAQPTETFKRALQQVWEEEGNAPKLQDLSGGNAGAACTDDNCEIPEK; this is encoded by the coding sequence ATGAAAATAGAGGTATGGTCAGATTTTGTATGTCCATTTTGTTATATAGGCAAGCGCCGTTTAGAGGAAGCTATTGCTCAGTTTCCTGGTAAAGATCAAGTAGAGGTTGAGTTCAAAAGCTTTGAATTAGACCCAAATGCAAAACCTTACTCCGGCACAGGAATCAATGAAGCGCTGGCAAAAAAATACGGCATGAGCATTGAGGAAGCAAAACGAGCAAATGAAGGAATTGGCAGCCAGGCTGCTGGTGTCGGTTTGCAATTTAACTTTGATGATATGAAGCCAACAAATACATTTGACGCTCATCGCCTGGCGAAGTTTGCGGCAACTGTCGGCAAAGAAAAGGAAATGACAGAAAAGCTGTTAGCTTCTTACTTTACAGAATCAAAGCTGATAAGCGACCATGACGTATTAGTAGAAATTGCTCAATCTGCAGGTATAGAAAAAGCAGAAACTTTAGCTGTTTTAAATGACTCTACAAAATATGCAAATGATGTCAGAATTGATGAAGCTTTAGCACAGCAAATGGGAGTGACTGGAGTTCCGTTTTTTGTTATTAATCAAAAGTATTCTATCTCAGGCGCACAGCCGACTGAAACATTCAAACGTGCTCTTCAGCAAGTTTGGGAAGAAGAAGGAAACGCACCTAAACTGCAAGACCTTTCAGGAGGAAATGCAGGAGCAGCTTGCACAGATGATAACTGTGAAATTCCTGAAAAATAA
- a CDS encoding phage holin: MDRGTLIRTLVLAIALVNQVLVSFGLYEIPGTSEDWTNYLTNAFTVIAAAIAWFKNNYVTAKGKMQKEVLKASNLTNAK, encoded by the coding sequence ATGGACAGAGGTACACTCATTCGTACATTAGTGTTGGCAATCGCATTGGTCAACCAAGTCCTAGTTTCCTTTGGTTTATACGAAATTCCTGGGACAAGTGAGGATTGGACAAACTACCTGACTAACGCATTTACAGTTATAGCAGCTGCAATTGCTTGGTTTAAGAATAACTATGTAACTGCAAAAGGGAAAATGCAGAAGGAAGTTTTGAAGGCAAGTAATCTTACGAACGCGAAATAA
- a CDS encoding PDZ domain-containing protein encodes MWQDWLIELLKGFGKLFLHPLFYLSFLLAAYLGVSRVKKERKDFTIRALNAYFELKQLLPVGVIIGLCLSIISIGLVLVVPMEMVIYTGIFTLLLSLIWKTRLLSPVYTVGLGILASIASLYMGWDFFLFSESVIGGDTYIFPTAVAVLGLLLAAEGLLIQKNGSKGTSPRLTKSSRGQAIGIHLSERAWLVPLFLFLPEGVLSIPVDGWPVFTVGDQTYSIILVPFLLGFRQAVQAVHPTVAVRAVGKRVFWLGLFIAISAAAAYYFPLAAIGSVIVAIIGREWITAGQKAKEKNKGFYFTKKNNGIMILGVVPDSPADKMGLKIGEIITKVNSIPVQDEIQLYTALQKNSAHCKMEVLDTNHEVRFTQRALYEGDYHKLGILMIQDEKAKGNQAV; translated from the coding sequence ATGTGGCAAGATTGGCTAATTGAATTATTAAAGGGGTTTGGAAAACTATTTCTTCATCCTTTGTTTTATCTTTCCTTTTTGTTAGCAGCCTATTTAGGTGTCTCAAGGGTGAAGAAGGAGCGAAAGGATTTCACCATCAGGGCATTGAATGCTTATTTTGAGCTGAAACAGCTTCTGCCTGTTGGCGTCATTATAGGATTGTGCCTATCGATAATATCGATTGGATTAGTTCTCGTAGTGCCGATGGAAATGGTTATCTATACAGGCATCTTCACTCTGCTTCTAAGCTTAATTTGGAAGACACGTTTGCTTTCTCCCGTGTATACTGTTGGTCTTGGAATATTGGCAAGCATCGCTTCTCTGTATATGGGATGGGATTTCTTCCTCTTTTCTGAGAGCGTAATTGGCGGAGATACATATATCTTTCCAACTGCTGTTGCGGTGTTAGGCTTGCTGCTTGCAGCAGAGGGCTTGCTGATTCAGAAGAATGGCAGCAAAGGAACATCACCTCGCCTGACAAAAAGCAGCAGGGGACAAGCAATCGGCATCCATTTGTCAGAAAGAGCTTGGCTTGTGCCATTGTTTCTGTTTCTTCCAGAAGGAGTGCTGTCTATTCCTGTTGATGGATGGCCGGTCTTTACTGTTGGTGATCAAACATACTCCATCATCCTTGTGCCGTTTTTGCTAGGATTCAGACAAGCTGTACAAGCAGTACATCCTACCGTTGCAGTGCGAGCAGTCGGCAAAAGGGTGTTCTGGCTCGGCCTGTTTATTGCAATAAGTGCGGCAGCTGCTTATTATTTCCCTCTTGCGGCTATAGGTAGTGTTATTGTGGCTATTATCGGCCGTGAATGGATTACGGCAGGTCAAAAAGCGAAGGAAAAAAATAAAGGCTTTTATTTCACGAAAAAAAATAATGGCATCATGATTTTAGGTGTTGTTCCTGACTCTCCAGCAGATAAGATGGGGCTTAAAATCGGTGAAATTATCACAAAAGTGAACAGCATTCCAGTGCAGGACGAAATTCAGCTTTACACTGCACTGCAAAAAAACTCAGCTCATTGCAAAATGGAAGTTCTCGATACAAATCATGAGGTTCGTTTTACTCAGAGGGCATTGTACGAAGGAGACTATCATAAGCTTGGCATTCTGATGATTCAGGATGAAAAGGCGAAAGGCAATCAAGCAGTATAA